From Anopheles darlingi chromosome 2, idAnoDarlMG_H_01, whole genome shotgun sequence, the proteins below share one genomic window:
- the LOC125952581 gene encoding MTOR-associated protein MEAK7, with protein sequence MGNSSTKLAEKCSLLAKSEVPVVASSFKLVSKNSERIKEDDLMKFWGSQMDPRLAQYITNFLFGPLGSRSPVVEFQRFAELYVFCVRGTIDERINVLLCSLGQQPEQESTEIAYPLIKEYVEAVVSSYMRAIRLEGGPQYKSWESRGFRIVKDCIQKLAESLAYDVVQQGTQKVTRSDAERWLHKNPTFLKMLEHVFAHLYHYRNVKNASEAEANARKSIIPQEALQSMLPYCEGLQYVPDYPAFTDLSQMLFINTNLPDAQRNKWRFLFSSQIHGESFSTLLGRIMDQGPTVVIVEDANGYIFGGYATDSWALSPNFVGNENSFLFTLRPKMRCFPSTGFNDHYQYLNLHQQTIPNGMGMGGQHNYWGFWLDCEYGIGECSESCTTYKGYLQLSATKKFNVRNVEVWGVGDKPVKEDEGEDEKSGARSILDGNADSKAILKMSGREQYSDGYREEPKD encoded by the exons AAATTCTGGGGCTCGCAGATGGATCCCCGGTTGGCGCAGTATATCACCAACTTTCTGTTCGGTCCGCTCGGCTCGCGGTCGCCGGTCGTCGAGTTCCAGCGGTTCGCGGAGCTGTACGTATTCTGCGTACGAGGCACAATCGATGAGCGGATCAACGTGCTGCTGTGCAGCCTCGGTCAGCAACCCGAGCAGGAGTCCACCGAAATTGCATATCCGCTTATCAAAGAG TACGTTGAGGCGGTAGTGAGCAGCTATATGCGAGCGATACGTCTGGAGGGTGGTCCACAGTACAAGTCTTGGGAATCGCGTGGCTTCCGCATAGTGAAAGATTGCATACAGAAGCTTGCGGAAAGTTTGGCGTACGATGTGGTTCAGCAGGGAACACAAAAGGTGACTCGATCCGATGCCGAACGGTG GTTGCACAAAAATCCCACCTTTCTCAAGATGCTGGAACACGTGTTCGCGCACCTGTACCACTATCGGAACGTGAAGAACGCCTCGGAGGCGGAGGCCAATGCACGAAAAAGCATTATCCCGCAGGAGGCACTACAATCGATGCTACCGTACTGCGAGGGTCTCCAGTACGTGCCGGACTATCCGGCGTTCACCGATCTGTCGCAGATGCTGTTCATCAATACCAACCTCCCAGATGCACAGCGAAATAAGTGGCGCTTCCTGTTCTCTTCCCAAATACATGGCGAAAGTTTCTCCACCTTGCTGG GGCGCATTATGGATCAGGGCCCGACGGTGGTGATAGTGGAGGATGCAAATGGCTATATCTTTGGTGGTTACGCGACCGATTCGTGGGCCCTCAGCCCTAACTTTGTCGGTAACGAGAACTCGTTTCTCTTCACCTTGCGGCCAAAGATGCGGTGCTTTCCTAGCACCGGCTTCAATGATCACTACCAGTACTTAAATCTTCATCAGCAAACGATCCCAAACGGAATG GGAATGGGAGGTCAGCATAACTATTGGGGCTTCTGGCTGGATTGCGAGTATGGCATTGGAGAGTGTTCAGAATCTTGCACGACGTACAAGGGCTACCTGCAGCTTAGCGCCACCAAGAAATTCAACGTGAGAAACGTCGAAGTATGGGGTGTCGGTGACAAACCGGTTAAGGAGGATGAGGGC gagGACGAAAAATCCGGTGCCCGGTCTATTCTCGATGGAAATGCGGACAGCAAGGCCATCCTGAAAATGAGCGGTCGCGAGCAGTACTCGGATGGGTACCGTGAGGAACCGAAGGACTAA